A stretch of DNA from Campylobacter gracilis:
TTAAGGAGAGAAAATGCCATTCGTAAATATAAAAGTAGCCGCTCCGGAGCCTACAAAAGAGCAAAAAAAGCAAATCATCGCCGAGATTACGAATACGCTAGCACGCGTATTAGGCAAAGACCCAGCCGCAATACTCGTGATGATCGAAACGCTCGGTATGGACAGCATCGGTAAAAGCGGTCTAAGTCTTGAGGAGATCAAACAAAATAAAGAGAAAAAATGAGCGAATTTTTATAGGATTTTGAGCTAAAAATCACGCTCGCAGCGGGCGATACTTGCGCCGCTAAGCGGTCTAAATTTACCGAACACGCAGGCGGGCAGCAGTTAAAAACCGCCGCCGCAAGCTGCTCTAGCGGGCGAACATCCGACCTCTCGCCCAAGATTATCGGCGGACGGACGATCTGAAGGCTGTCAAAGCCAAGCTCGCTCACGCTCTGC
This window harbors:
- a CDS encoding tautomerase family protein; translated protein: MPFVNIKVAAPEPTKEQKKQIIAEITNTLARVLGKDPAAILVMIETLGMDSIGKSGLSLEEIKQNKEKK
- a CDS encoding Rossmann-fold NAD(P)-binding domain-containing protein, yielding MLVSAPGASEGSLSFYLRAKGRIEQSVSELGFDSLQIVRPPIILGERSDVRPLEQLAAAVFNCCPPACSVNLDRLAAQVSPAASVIFSSKSYKNSLIFSLYFV